In a single window of the Terriglobus roseus genome:
- a CDS encoding TonB-dependent receptor codes for MKTSFAAAAWIAALSISHASSTANAQGLCKGGGPIAGMVRDVTGASVAEAAVTLDGGETTHTATDGRFRFACVPGATHRLHIIAESFAAAEIAAAHTGSDITVTLRPNEVEDAVDVSGAETPHGVDNAENSGASRTLQGDDLKALADDPDDLLRQLQNMTAGSGGDPETALITVDGFQSPTKLPPKSSIAYIRINPDQFAAEYQEPPYMGGRVEVYTKPGQPRLHGDLFMTYGGSALNARDPFSVSKGTLGKQRFGFDLSGPVRRQGSDFALSLEHRSIDNIAVVNAVTLDANGNTVPLTASVPKTERLWVASARVGWQLGPKNTFIATYSANVNTLQNLGVGGTTTQEAGYNATRYEHIVRLTDITTISAHWMHEARASLRFGGEDDTPASLAPQVQVSGAFTGGGANIGPQRQHELLLEVLDDAIYTRGKHTVKFGMDLRSARERQQITQDFNGTYIFGGGPAPVLDANGQPIAGSSIDITGLEQYRRAKLNLAGGTPTAYTGLTGSPRIDFVQTRTSLFAQEDYKLLPNLKFSFGLRYYAQNLPSVTGDIVPRAGIAWSPDKKATWTLRAHAGMFNGRYSTEDATEWARLNGTARQSRLVYSPVYGNPFSAGAVPITTVRTFAPGFGNTWFSEEQVNVEHTMRGWNINAAWYWLHLWNESRVRNINTPINGVRPIAANTNILQSQNSGKGYGHALFFSAEEHSIKRLNLFVGYVLAEVFDTGGNDTFMQPQNAYSDAGEYVLRDNQNKHQLILNGTLHLPQKLDLSTETNLRTGRRYNVTTGFDNNGDGNFNDRPMYAGPGDPNAIATRFGSLVPTGGTAVFPRNAGTMPGAAYVDMNLSRSFTLTPHAAKDRLQTLSANVRAANILNHTNVRRVGGVLGSPLFDKAYGADTGRRIEFGLRYAF; via the coding sequence ATGAAGACTTCATTCGCCGCCGCGGCGTGGATCGCCGCGCTCTCGATCTCGCACGCTTCCAGTACGGCGAACGCGCAGGGGCTTTGCAAGGGCGGCGGGCCGATCGCCGGCATGGTTCGCGATGTGACGGGCGCCTCCGTTGCAGAGGCCGCCGTCACGCTGGACGGCGGCGAGACCACGCACACTGCCACCGATGGCCGCTTTCGCTTTGCGTGTGTGCCAGGTGCAACGCATCGGCTGCATATCATCGCAGAGAGCTTTGCTGCCGCAGAGATAGCGGCTGCTCACACAGGCTCTGACATTACCGTTACGCTGCGGCCAAATGAGGTGGAGGATGCCGTTGATGTAAGCGGCGCGGAGACACCGCATGGCGTGGATAACGCGGAGAACAGCGGCGCATCGCGGACGTTGCAGGGAGACGATCTGAAGGCGCTGGCCGATGATCCTGATGATCTTCTACGGCAGTTGCAGAACATGACCGCGGGCAGTGGCGGTGATCCGGAGACGGCGTTAATTACCGTCGATGGATTTCAGTCGCCCACCAAGCTGCCGCCTAAGTCTTCCATCGCCTACATCCGCATCAACCCGGACCAGTTCGCCGCGGAATACCAGGAGCCGCCGTACATGGGCGGTCGCGTGGAGGTGTACACGAAGCCCGGTCAGCCGCGTCTGCATGGCGATCTGTTTATGACGTACGGAGGCTCTGCGCTGAATGCGCGTGATCCGTTTTCTGTCTCAAAGGGAACGCTCGGCAAGCAGAGATTCGGTTTCGACCTGAGTGGTCCGGTGCGGAGGCAGGGCAGCGACTTTGCGTTGAGCCTGGAACATCGCAGCATCGATAACATTGCTGTCGTAAATGCCGTCACGCTGGATGCGAATGGAAATACTGTTCCGCTGACGGCGAGTGTTCCCAAGACAGAGCGGCTGTGGGTCGCGAGTGCTCGGGTTGGGTGGCAGCTTGGCCCCAAGAACACCTTCATCGCCACTTACTCGGCGAATGTAAATACCCTGCAGAACCTTGGTGTCGGTGGCACTACCACGCAAGAGGCCGGCTACAACGCAACCCGGTACGAACACATCGTGCGGCTGACAGACATCACCACCATCTCAGCCCACTGGATGCACGAGGCACGCGCCAGCCTGCGATTTGGTGGTGAAGACGACACGCCCGCCAGCCTTGCACCGCAAGTGCAGGTCAGTGGTGCCTTCACCGGAGGCGGAGCGAACATTGGTCCGCAGAGACAGCATGAACTGTTGCTTGAGGTGCTAGACGACGCCATCTACACAAGGGGAAAACACACGGTCAAGTTCGGCATGGACCTGCGCAGCGCGCGCGAGCGCCAGCAGATCACCCAGGACTTTAACGGCACGTATATCTTCGGCGGCGGCCCTGCCCCGGTGCTGGACGCGAATGGCCAGCCGATCGCCGGCAGCAGCATCGACATCACCGGGCTCGAGCAGTATCGCCGCGCGAAGCTCAATCTTGCGGGCGGCACACCGACGGCATACACCGGGCTGACCGGATCCCCGCGCATCGATTTCGTGCAGACACGGACCTCACTCTTCGCTCAGGAAGACTACAAGCTCCTGCCCAATCTGAAGTTTTCCTTCGGCCTCCGTTACTACGCGCAGAACCTGCCCTCAGTCACCGGCGACATCGTCCCACGCGCCGGCATCGCATGGTCGCCGGATAAGAAAGCAACGTGGACGCTGCGCGCGCACGCCGGCATGTTCAATGGCCGCTACAGCACCGAAGACGCAACCGAATGGGCGCGCCTGAACGGTACCGCACGTCAAAGCAGGCTGGTTTACTCACCGGTCTACGGCAACCCCTTCTCGGCAGGCGCAGTGCCCATTACAACCGTGCGGACCTTCGCGCCCGGTTTTGGCAACACCTGGTTCAGCGAGGAACAGGTGAACGTGGAGCACACCATGCGCGGTTGGAACATCAACGCCGCCTGGTACTGGCTGCATCTTTGGAACGAGTCCCGCGTTCGTAACATCAACACACCTATTAATGGCGTGCGGCCCATCGCTGCGAACACCAACATCCTGCAATCGCAAAACAGCGGCAAGGGCTATGGTCACGCGCTCTTCTTCAGCGCAGAAGAACACAGCATCAAGCGGTTGAATCTGTTTGTGGGTTACGTCCTCGCGGAGGTCTTCGACACCGGCGGCAATGACACCTTCATGCAACCGCAGAATGCCTATTCAGACGCCGGAGAATATGTTCTTCGAGACAATCAGAATAAGCACCAACTGATCCTGAACGGCACCCTGCACCTGCCGCAGAAACTCGACTTGTCGACAGAAACCAACCTGCGCACCGGTCGTCGCTACAACGTGACCACTGGCTTCGATAACAACGGCGATGGTAATTTCAACGATCGTCCGATGTACGCCGGGCCGGGTGATCCGAACGCGATCGCCACCAGGTTTGGCAGTCTTGTCCCAACCGGCGGAACGGCAGTCTTCCCGCGCAACGCCGGCACCATGCCTGGAGCCGCCTACGTCGACATGAACCTGAGCCGCAGCTTTACGCTGACGCCGCACGCCGCGAAGGACAGACTGCAGACTCTAAGCGCCAACGTGCGTGCAGCCAACATTCTGAACCACACCAACGTGCGCCGCGTGGGAGGTGTCCTGGGGTCACCGCTCTTCGATAAGGCGTACGGCGCAGATACGGGCCGGCGCATCGAGTT